The proteins below are encoded in one region of Mycobacterium shinjukuense:
- a CDS encoding MaoC/PaaZ C-terminal domain-containing protein, with amino-acid sequence MAIDPNAVGATTEPVLFEWTDRDTLLYAIGVGAGTEDLSLTTENSHGITQQVLPTFAVICCPAFGAAGKVGKFNWARLLHGSQAVRLHAPLPAAGKLSVVCEVADIQDKGEGKNAIVVLRARGCDPDSGALIAETLTTLVIRGAGGFGGVKGERPAAPEFPDREPDARIDLPTREDQALIYRLSGDRNPLHSDPWFATQLAGFPKPILHGLCTYGFTGRALVAELGGGVAANITSIAARFTKPVFPGETLSTVIWRTEPGKAVFRTEVAGFDGAEARVVLDDGAVEYVAG; translated from the coding sequence ATGGCGATTGATCCCAACGCCGTCGGCGCGACGACCGAGCCGGTGTTGTTCGAGTGGACCGACCGGGACACGCTGCTCTACGCGATCGGGGTGGGCGCCGGGACCGAAGACCTGTCCCTGACCACCGAGAACAGCCACGGCATCACCCAGCAGGTGTTGCCGACGTTCGCGGTGATCTGCTGCCCGGCGTTCGGCGCGGCCGGCAAGGTCGGCAAGTTCAACTGGGCCAGGCTGCTGCACGGCTCGCAGGCCGTGCGGCTGCATGCACCGCTGCCGGCGGCGGGAAAGCTGTCGGTGGTCTGCGAGGTCGCCGACATCCAGGACAAGGGCGAGGGCAAGAACGCGATCGTCGTGCTGCGCGCCCGCGGTTGCGACCCGGACTCGGGCGCGCTGATCGCCGAGACGCTGACCACGCTGGTCATCCGGGGTGCGGGCGGCTTCGGGGGCGTGAAGGGGGAGCGGCCGGCCGCGCCGGAATTTCCCGACCGCGAGCCGGACGCCCGCATCGACCTGCCCACCCGCGAGGACCAGGCGCTGATCTACCGGCTGTCCGGCGACCGCAACCCGCTGCACAGCGACCCCTGGTTCGCCACCCAGCTGGCCGGGTTTCCCAAGCCGATCCTGCACGGGCTGTGCACCTACGGCTTCACGGGCCGCGCGCTGGTCGCCGAGCTCGGCGGCGGCGTGGCGGCCAACATCACCTCGATCGCCGCGCGGTTCACCAAGCCGGTGTTTCCCGGTGAGACGCTGTCGACGGTGATCTGGCGCACCGAGCCGGGCAAGGCGGTGTTTCGCACCGAGGTCGCCGGTTTCGACGGCGCCGAGGCGCGGGTGGTGCTCGACGACGGCGCGGTGGAGTACGTGGCGGGTTAG
- a CDS encoding histidine phosphatase family protein encodes MAKRTPIRKACKVVAVLAAAVVVGACGGGGPQARSITVTFIRNAQSQANADGIIDTGAPGPGLSAEGKSQAQQLANQVARNQFDSIYASPMADAQQTAAPLASELSRQVEILPGLQPIGAGWYNGKPESMANSTYLVAPAQWVNGDVDTSIPGSLSGSDFNSQFAGAVRKIYDSGHNKPVAISQGAAIMVWTLMNVKNPKISLFNSHPLPNAGRVVITGNPDTGWTLVEWDGVRDFS; translated from the coding sequence ATGGCGAAGCGCACCCCGATCCGGAAGGCCTGCAAAGTCGTAGCCGTGCTCGCCGCGGCGGTGGTCGTCGGCGCCTGCGGCGGCGGCGGCCCGCAGGCACGCAGCATCACCGTGACCTTCATCCGCAACGCGCAATCCCAGGCCAACGCCGACGGGATCATCGACACCGGCGCCCCGGGGCCCGGCCTGTCCGCCGAGGGCAAATCGCAGGCTCAGCAGTTGGCCAACCAGGTCGCGCGCAACCAGTTCGACAGCATCTACGCCTCCCCCATGGCCGACGCCCAGCAGACCGCCGCGCCGCTGGCCAGCGAACTCAGTCGGCAAGTCGAGATCCTTCCCGGCCTGCAGCCCATCGGGGCCGGCTGGTACAATGGCAAACCCGAATCGATGGCCAACTCGACGTATCTGGTGGCGCCGGCGCAGTGGGTCAACGGCGATGTCGACACCAGCATCCCGGGCTCGCTCAGCGGCAGCGATTTCAACTCCCAGTTCGCCGGCGCGGTTCGCAAGATCTACGACAGCGGCCACAACAAACCGGTGGCGATCTCCCAGGGCGCGGCGATCATGGTGTGGACGCTGATGAACGTCAAGAACCCCAAGATCAGCCTGTTCAACAGCCACCCTCTGCCGAATGCCGGGCGGGTGGTCATCACCGGCAACCCGGACACCGGCTGGACGCTGGTGGAGTGGGACGGAGTCCGCGACTTCAGCTGA
- a CDS encoding SDR family oxidoreductase, with translation MRYVVTGGTGFIGRHVVSRLLDGRPDAQLWVLVRRSSLARFERLAGRWGERARPLVGDLTRLRLAEETIAELGDIDHLVHCAAVGTRAAVELAQRLGATLHHVSSIAVAGDFTGEYTEADFDVGQRLPTPYHRTAFDAESLVRSAPGLRYRIYRPAVVVGDSRTGEMDRVDGPYHVFGVLAKLAALPSFTPMLLPDTGRINIVPVDYVADALVALMHAAGRDGQTFHLTAPTAIGLRGIYRGIAGAAGLPPLLGPLPGSVAAPVLNARGRAKVLRDMAATQLGIPAEIFDVVDSATTFTSDATREALRGTGIHVPEFATYAPQLWRYWAEHLDPDRARRNHPLVGRHVIITGASSGIGRAAAIAVAKRGATVFALARNGDALDGLVAEIRAGGGQAYAFTCDVTDSASVEHTVKDILGRFDHVDYLVNNAGRSIRRSVVNATDRLHDYERVMAVNYFGAVRMVLALLPHWRERRFGHVVNVSSAGVQARNPRYSSYLPTKAALDAFADVVASETLSDHITFTNIHMPLVATPMIAPSRRLNPVRAISAEHAAAMVVRGLVEKPARIDTPLGTLAEVGNYVAPRLARRVLHQLYLGYPDSPAAQGISPPDGDRTARRPNRPARMGIPRPVRRWGRLVPGVHW, from the coding sequence ATGCGGTATGTCGTTACCGGCGGTACCGGGTTTATCGGGCGCCACGTGGTATCCCGCCTGCTGGACGGCCGGCCCGACGCGCAACTGTGGGTGCTGGTCCGCCGCTCGTCGCTGGCCCGCTTCGAGCGCCTCGCCGGCCGGTGGGGCGAGCGGGCACGACCGCTGGTCGGTGACCTCACGCGGCTCCGATTGGCCGAGGAGACCATCGCCGAGCTGGGCGACATCGACCATCTGGTGCACTGCGCGGCGGTCGGCACCCGCGCCGCCGTCGAGCTGGCCCAGCGGCTGGGCGCCACGCTGCACCACGTGTCGTCGATCGCGGTGGCCGGAGACTTCACCGGCGAGTACACCGAGGCCGACTTCGACGTCGGCCAGCGCCTGCCGACCCCGTATCACCGCACGGCGTTTGACGCCGAGTCGCTGGTGCGTTCGGCGCCCGGGCTGCGGTACCGCATCTACCGCCCGGCGGTGGTGGTGGGTGATTCGCGTACCGGCGAGATGGACCGGGTCGACGGGCCGTACCACGTCTTCGGGGTGTTGGCCAAGCTGGCGGCGTTGCCGTCGTTCACCCCGATGCTGCTGCCCGACACCGGGCGCATCAACATCGTCCCGGTCGACTACGTCGCCGACGCCCTGGTGGCGCTCATGCACGCCGCGGGCCGGGATGGGCAGACGTTTCACCTGACCGCGCCGACAGCCATCGGACTGCGCGGCATCTACCGCGGGATCGCCGGCGCGGCCGGACTGCCCCCGCTGCTCGGGCCGCTGCCCGGCTCTGTGGCCGCACCGGTGCTCAACGCCCGTGGCCGCGCCAAGGTGCTGCGCGACATGGCGGCCACCCAACTGGGAATTCCCGCCGAGATTTTCGACGTCGTCGACTCCGCCACCACGTTCACGTCGGACGCAACCCGGGAGGCGTTGCGCGGCACCGGCATTCACGTGCCCGAGTTCGCCACGTACGCACCCCAGCTGTGGCGGTACTGGGCCGAGCATCTCGACCCCGACCGCGCCCGTCGCAACCATCCGCTGGTGGGCCGGCACGTCATCATCACCGGCGCCTCCAGCGGCATCGGCCGGGCGGCCGCGATCGCCGTGGCCAAACGGGGCGCGACGGTGTTCGCGCTGGCCCGCAACGGCGACGCGCTGGATGGGCTGGTCGCCGAGATCCGCGCCGGCGGCGGCCAGGCGTACGCGTTCACCTGCGACGTCACCGATTCCGCGTCGGTGGAGCACACCGTCAAGGACATCCTGGGCCGGTTCGACCATGTCGACTATCTGGTGAACAACGCGGGCCGGTCGATCCGGCGGTCGGTGGTCAACGCCACCGACCGGTTGCACGACTACGAACGGGTGATGGCGGTCAACTACTTCGGCGCGGTGCGGATGGTGCTGGCGCTGCTGCCGCACTGGCGCGAGCGCCGGTTCGGCCACGTCGTCAACGTCTCCAGCGCCGGCGTGCAGGCCCGCAACCCCCGATACAGCTCGTATCTGCCCACCAAGGCGGCCTTGGACGCATTCGCCGACGTGGTAGCCTCCGAGACGCTGTCCGACCACATCACGTTCACCAACATCCACATGCCGCTGGTGGCCACCCCGATGATCGCCCCGTCCCGACGGCTCAACCCGGTGCGCGCGATCAGCGCCGAACACGCGGCGGCCATGGTTGTGCGAGGGCTGGTCGAAAAGCCGGCGCGCATCGACACCCCGCTGGGCACGCTGGCCGAGGTCGGCAACTACGTCGCGCCGCGGCTGGCCCGCCGTGTCCTGCATCAGCTGTATCTAGGCTATCCTGATTCGCCTGCAGCACAGGGAATTTCACCACCGGACGGCGACCGCACCGCCCGTCGACCCAACCGCCCGGCCCGCATGGGGATCCCCCGACCGGTCAGACGCTGGGGACGGCTGGTGCCCGGCGTGCATTGGTAA
- a CDS encoding DNA polymerase Y family protein, with product MMAPSRVLAIWCMDWPAVAAAAAAGLPATAAVAVTSANRVIACSATARAAGVRRGLRRREAAARCPHLHTATADADRDARFFEAVIAAVEDLVPRVEVLRPGLAVLPVRGAVRFFGSERLAAERLIDAVAAAGAECQVGIADRVSTAVFAARAGRVLQPGDDARFLSLLSIRQLATEPSLSGRGRDELTDLLWRLGIRTIGQFAALSRSDVASRFGADAVAAHRFARGEPERPPAGRERPPEYDVVLHCDPPIDRVDAAAFAGRSLAATLHRALMAAGVGCTRLAIHAVTANGEERSRVWRCAEPLTEDATADRVRWQLDGWLNMRTTDRPTAAVTQLRLQAVEVVSASEGLQLPLWGGLGEPDRLRARRALVRVQGLLGPEAVRVPVLSGGRGPAERITLTPLGDEPVPQADPGQPWPGQLPDPSPAVLLDDPVELLDAQGNPIRVTSRGMFSADPARLTARGRDDRLRWWAGPWPVDERWWDLEAGGQGSRAARAQVLLDGDPGTALLLCYRQRRWYLEGIYE from the coding sequence CTGATGGCTCCTTCCCGGGTGCTGGCGATCTGGTGCATGGACTGGCCCGCGGTCGCGGCGGCCGCGGCCGCGGGCCTGCCCGCGACGGCCGCGGTCGCGGTCACGTCGGCAAACCGGGTGATCGCCTGCTCGGCGACCGCGCGTGCGGCCGGAGTGCGCCGAGGGTTGCGGCGCCGGGAGGCGGCGGCGCGTTGTCCGCACCTGCACACCGCGACCGCCGACGCCGACCGTGACGCCCGGTTCTTCGAAGCGGTGATCGCGGCGGTGGAGGATCTGGTGCCCCGTGTCGAGGTGCTGCGGCCCGGGCTGGCGGTGTTGCCGGTGCGCGGGGCGGTCCGCTTTTTCGGGTCCGAGCGGCTGGCCGCCGAGCGGCTGATCGACGCGGTGGCCGCGGCCGGCGCCGAGTGTCAGGTCGGGATCGCCGACCGGGTGTCCACCGCGGTTTTCGCGGCGCGTGCGGGCCGTGTCCTGCAGCCGGGAGACGACGCGCGGTTTCTGTCGTTGCTGTCCATCCGGCAGCTTGCCACCGAGCCGAGCCTGTCCGGTCGGGGGCGAGATGAGCTGACGGATCTGTTGTGGCGGTTGGGGATTCGCACCATCGGACAGTTCGCCGCGCTGTCTCGCAGCGACGTGGCTTCCCGGTTCGGCGCCGACGCGGTGGCCGCGCACCGGTTCGCCCGCGGCGAACCGGAACGCCCGCCCGCCGGACGTGAGCGGCCGCCGGAATACGACGTTGTGCTGCACTGCGATCCGCCGATCGACCGGGTCGACGCCGCGGCATTCGCCGGGCGTTCGCTGGCCGCCACGCTGCATCGGGCGCTGATGGCCGCCGGGGTGGGCTGCACCCGGCTGGCCATTCACGCCGTCACCGCCAACGGCGAAGAGCGCAGCCGGGTGTGGCGGTGCGCCGAGCCGCTGACCGAGGACGCCACCGCCGACCGGGTGCGCTGGCAACTGGACGGGTGGTTGAACATGCGAACCACCGACCGGCCCACCGCGGCGGTGACGCAGCTGCGGCTGCAGGCGGTCGAGGTGGTTTCCGCATCAGAAGGCCTGCAGTTGCCGTTATGGGGTGGTCTGGGTGAACCGGACAGGCTTCGGGCCCGTCGGGCGCTGGTGCGAGTCCAGGGCTTGCTCGGTCCGGAGGCGGTGCGGGTGCCGGTGCTGTCCGGCGGTCGGGGGCCGGCCGAGCGCATCACGTTGACCCCGCTGGGCGACGAGCCGGTGCCGCAGGCCGACCCGGGCCAGCCGTGGCCCGGCCAACTGCCCGATCCGTCGCCGGCGGTGCTGCTCGACGACCCGGTGGAACTGCTTGACGCCCAAGGAAACCCGATACGGGTGACCAGCCGGGGGATGTTCTCCGCGGACCCGGCGCGACTGACCGCCCGGGGCCGCGACGACCGGTTGCGCTGGTGGGCCGGACCCTGGCCGGTCGACGAGCGGTGGTGGGACCTGGAGGCGGGCGGTCAGGGGAGCCGTGCCGCCCGCGCCCAGGTGTTGCTGGACGGCGATCCCGGCACCGCGCTGCTGCTGTGCTACCGCCAGCGGCGGTGGTATCTGGAGGGGATCTACGAATAA
- the guaA gene encoding glutamine-hydrolyzing GMP synthase produces MESASPRPVLVVDFGAQYAQLIARRVREARVYSEVIGHTASLAEIQARRPLALILSGGPASVYAEDAPRLDPALLDLGLPVFGICYGFQAMAQALGGTVARTGTSEYGRTELKVLGGELHSGLPEIQPVWMSHGDAVTVAPDGFDVVACSAGAPVAAFESAERRLAGVQYHPEVMHSPHGQQVLSRFLHDFAGLGAQWTAANIVGTLIEQVRAQIGDGHAICGLSGGVDSAVAAALVQRAIGDRLTCVFVDHGLLRAGERAQVQRDFVAATGAHLVTVDAAETFLEALSGVRAPEGKRKIIGRQFIRAFEGAVRDVLDGKSIDFLVQGTLYPDVVESGAGSGTANIKSHHNVGGLPDDLKFTLVEPLRLLFKDEVRAVGRELGLPEEIVARQPFPGPGLGVRIVGEVTAKRLETLRRADSIAREELTAAGLDHQIWQCPVVLLADVRSVGVQGDGRTYGHPIVLRPVSSEDAMTADWTRVPYEVLERISTRITNEVAEVNRVVLDITSKPPATIEWE; encoded by the coding sequence GTGGAATCAGCGTCGCCGCGGCCGGTATTGGTGGTCGACTTCGGTGCCCAGTACGCGCAATTGATCGCTCGTCGTGTCCGAGAGGCTCGCGTTTATTCAGAGGTGATCGGCCACACCGCGTCGCTGGCCGAGATCCAGGCCCGCCGCCCGCTGGCGCTCATCCTTTCCGGTGGACCGGCCAGCGTCTACGCCGAGGACGCCCCGCGACTGGACCCGGCCCTGCTCGACCTGGGCCTGCCGGTGTTCGGCATCTGCTACGGGTTTCAGGCGATGGCGCAGGCGCTCGGTGGGACCGTCGCCCGCACCGGTACCAGCGAGTACGGTCGGACTGAGCTGAAAGTCCTTGGCGGCGAGCTGCATTCGGGTTTGCCCGAGATACAGCCGGTGTGGATGAGCCATGGTGACGCGGTCACGGTGGCACCGGACGGGTTCGATGTGGTGGCCTGCAGCGCGGGCGCCCCGGTGGCCGCGTTCGAGTCCGCCGAGCGCCGCCTGGCCGGGGTGCAGTACCACCCGGAGGTGATGCACAGCCCGCATGGGCAACAGGTGCTCAGCCGGTTTCTGCACGACTTCGCGGGGCTGGGTGCCCAGTGGACGGCCGCCAACATCGTCGGCACCCTGATCGAGCAGGTGCGTGCGCAGATCGGCGACGGGCATGCGATCTGTGGGCTGTCCGGGGGGGTGGATTCCGCGGTGGCCGCGGCTCTGGTGCAGCGCGCCATCGGCGACCGGTTGACCTGTGTCTTCGTCGACCACGGGCTGTTGCGCGCCGGCGAGCGCGCGCAGGTGCAACGCGATTTCGTGGCGGCCACCGGCGCACATCTGGTCACCGTCGACGCGGCGGAGACCTTCCTGGAAGCGCTGTCGGGCGTGCGCGCCCCGGAGGGTAAACGCAAGATCATCGGTCGCCAGTTCATCCGCGCGTTCGAGGGCGCGGTGCGGGATGTGTTGGATGGCAAGTCGATTGATTTTCTGGTGCAGGGCACGCTGTATCCGGACGTGGTGGAATCCGGCGCGGGCAGCGGCACCGCGAACATCAAGAGCCACCACAATGTCGGCGGCCTGCCCGACGACCTGAAGTTCACCCTGGTCGAGCCGTTGCGGCTGCTGTTCAAAGACGAGGTGCGCGCGGTCGGACGGGAGTTGGGTCTGCCGGAGGAAATCGTTGCCCGCCAACCGTTTCCGGGACCGGGGTTGGGCGTCCGGATCGTCGGCGAGGTCACCGCGAAGCGGCTGGAAACCCTGCGCCGCGCCGATTCCATTGCGCGCGAGGAGCTGACCGCGGCGGGCCTGGACCACCAGATCTGGCAGTGCCCGGTGGTGCTGCTGGCCGACGTCCGCTCGGTCGGCGTGCAGGGCGACGGGCGCACCTACGGCCACCCGATCGTGCTGCGTCCGGTGTCCAGCGAGGACGCCATGACCGCCGACTGGACCCGGGTGCCCTACGAGGTGCTGGAGCGCATCTCGACCCGGATCACCAACGAGGTCGCCGAGGTCAACCGCGTGGTGCTGGACATCACCAGCAAACCGCCCGCCACCATCGAGTGGGAGTAG
- a CDS encoding cold shock domain-containing protein → MRVAGKIVRFDEVRGYGFITPDIGGEDVFLHVNDLEMEKRLATRGTRVSFEVEEGDRGKFATNVRLAADTAPTRPVVTDVDETEAADEYFDVLSPEEFLHLVTEKLLQITPPLNAQQILAVRSSFEQLARKQGLIDS, encoded by the coding sequence GTGCGGGTCGCAGGGAAGATCGTTCGTTTCGACGAGGTGCGCGGATACGGCTTCATCACGCCAGATATCGGCGGGGAAGATGTCTTTCTGCACGTCAACGACCTGGAAATGGAGAAGCGGCTGGCCACCCGGGGCACCCGGGTCTCCTTTGAGGTCGAAGAAGGCGATCGCGGCAAGTTTGCGACCAATGTCCGCCTGGCGGCCGACACCGCGCCGACCCGCCCCGTGGTCACCGATGTCGACGAAACCGAAGCGGCTGACGAATATTTCGACGTGCTGTCGCCCGAGGAATTTCTCCATCTGGTGACCGAAAAGCTGTTGCAGATCACTCCGCCGCTCAATGCCCAGCAGATCCTCGCCGTGCGGAGCAGCTTTGAACAGCTGGCCCGCAAGCAGGGCTTGATTGATTCATAG
- a CDS encoding beta-phosphoglucomutase family hydrolase yields MLGLPEQVRACLFDLDGVLTDTASLHTKAWKAMFDAYLSQRAQRTGEPFVPFDPAADYRQYVDGKKREDGVRSFLGSRGIELPDGHPDDPADAETIYGLGNRKNEMFQKVLHEDGVDVFDGSRRYLEAVSAAGLGIAVVSSSANTRDVLETTGLDRFVQQRVDGVTLRDEHIAGKPAPDSFLRGAQLLNVAPDAAAVFEDALSGVQAAQAGNFGFVVGVDRVGQAEALRRSGADVVVTDLAELL; encoded by the coding sequence GTGCTGGGTCTGCCGGAGCAGGTGCGCGCTTGTCTGTTCGACCTCGACGGTGTGCTCACCGACACCGCGAGCCTGCATACCAAGGCCTGGAAGGCCATGTTCGACGCCTACCTGTCCCAGCGCGCCCAGCGCACCGGCGAACCGTTTGTCCCCTTCGACCCGGCGGCGGACTACCGGCAGTACGTGGACGGCAAGAAACGCGAGGACGGCGTGCGGTCGTTTCTCGGCAGCCGGGGCATCGAACTTCCCGACGGCCATCCCGACGACCCCGCCGACGCCGAGACAATATACGGCCTGGGCAACCGCAAAAACGAGATGTTCCAGAAGGTGCTGCACGAAGACGGCGTCGACGTGTTCGACGGATCCCGGCGCTACCTGGAGGCGGTGTCGGCCGCGGGTCTCGGCATCGCGGTGGTGTCATCCAGCGCCAACACCCGCGACGTGCTGGAAACCACCGGCCTGGACCGGTTCGTCCAGCAGCGGGTGGACGGGGTGACGCTGCGCGACGAGCACATCGCCGGCAAACCGGCCCCCGACTCCTTCCTGCGCGGGGCGCAACTGCTCAACGTCGCCCCGGACGCGGCTGCGGTGTTCGAGGACGCCCTGTCGGGCGTGCAGGCCGCCCAGGCGGGCAATTTCGGCTTCGTGGTGGGCGTCGATCGGGTGGGCCAGGCCGAGGCCTTGCGCCGCAGCGGCGCCGACGTGGTGGTCACCGATCTCGCCGAGCTGCTGTAG
- a CDS encoding glycoside hydrolase family 65 protein translates to MITEETFPVEPWQVRETRLNLNLLAQSESLFALSNGHIGLRGNLDEGEPYGLPGTYLNSFYEKRPLPYAEAGYGYPEAGQTVVDVTNGKILRLLVDDEPFDVRYGELLSHERVLDLQAGTLTRRAHWRSPAGKQVSVMSTRLVSLAQRSVAAIEYVVEAVGNFVRVTVQSELVTNEDQPQTSADPRVAAILEKPLEAVEHESTERGALLMHRTRSSALMMAAGMEHEVEVPGRVEITTDARPDLARTTVICGLRPGQKLRIVKYLAYGWSSLRSRPALRDQAAAALHGARYSGWQGLLDSQRAYLDDFWDSADVEVEGDPESQQAVRFGLFHLLQASARAERRAIPSKGLTGTGYDGHAFWDTEGFVLPVLTYTAPHAVADALRWRASTLELAKERAAELGLSGASFPWRTIRGQECSAYWPAGTAAWHINADIAMAFERYRIVTGDESLERECGLEVLVETARLWLSLGHHDRHGVWHLDGVTGPDEYTAIVRDNVFTNLMAAHNLRAAADACVRHPEAAAALGVDTEEMAAWRDAADAANIPYDEELGVHQQCEGFTTFAEWDFEANTTYPLLLHEAYVRLYPAQVIKQADLVLAMQWQSHAFTPEQKARNVDYYERRMVRDSSLSACTQAVMCAEVGHLELAHDYAYEAALIDLRDLHQNTRDGLHMASLAGAWTALVAGFGGLRDDDGIMDIDPRLPDGITRLQFRLRWRGFRLTVDVNHVDVTYTLRDGPGTELTIRHAGEDLRLHTDSPSTIPVRTRKPLLPPPPQPPGREPVHRRAMARSVPGPRRPEEEPHPTVWDSRD, encoded by the coding sequence ATGATCACTGAGGAAACCTTCCCGGTCGAGCCGTGGCAGGTGCGCGAAACCCGGCTCAACCTGAACCTGCTGGCCCAGTCGGAGTCGCTGTTTGCGCTGTCCAACGGACACATCGGGTTGCGCGGCAACCTCGACGAGGGCGAGCCCTACGGTCTGCCGGGCACCTACTTGAACTCGTTCTACGAAAAGCGGCCGCTGCCCTACGCCGAGGCCGGCTACGGGTATCCGGAGGCCGGCCAGACCGTGGTCGACGTCACCAACGGAAAGATCCTGCGCCTGCTGGTCGACGACGAGCCCTTCGACGTCCGCTACGGTGAATTGCTTTCCCACGAGCGGGTTCTCGACCTGCAAGCCGGAACGCTGACCCGCCGCGCGCACTGGCGCTCACCCGCGGGCAAGCAAGTCAGCGTCATGTCCACCCGGCTGGTTTCGCTGGCCCAGCGCAGCGTCGCGGCCATCGAGTACGTCGTGGAGGCCGTCGGCAACTTCGTCCGCGTGACCGTGCAGTCCGAACTGGTCACCAACGAGGACCAGCCGCAGACCTCGGCCGACCCGCGGGTGGCGGCCATCCTGGAAAAGCCGCTGGAGGCCGTCGAGCATGAAAGCACCGAACGCGGGGCGCTGCTGATGCACCGGACCCGCAGCAGTGCCCTGATGATGGCCGCCGGGATGGAGCACGAGGTTGAGGTGCCCGGGCGCGTGGAGATCACCACCGACGCGCGGCCCGACCTAGCCCGGACCACGGTGATCTGCGGGCTGCGCCCCGGACAGAAGCTGCGCATCGTCAAATACCTGGCATATGGCTGGTCGAGCCTGCGCTCCCGCCCGGCGCTGCGTGACCAGGCCGCCGCCGCGCTGCACGGCGCCCGCTACAGCGGGTGGCAGGGGCTGCTGGACTCGCAACGGGCCTACCTCGACGACTTCTGGGACAGCGCCGACGTCGAGGTCGAGGGCGACCCGGAATCCCAGCAGGCGGTGCGGTTCGGGCTGTTTCACCTGCTGCAGGCCAGCGCCCGGGCCGAGCGCCGCGCGATCCCCAGCAAGGGGCTCACCGGAACCGGGTACGACGGCCACGCCTTCTGGGACACCGAGGGTTTCGTGCTGCCGGTGCTGACCTACACCGCGCCGCATGCGGTCGCCGACGCGCTGCGGTGGCGGGCGTCGACGTTGGAGCTCGCCAAGGAACGGGCGGCCGAACTCGGCCTCAGCGGTGCCAGCTTTCCGTGGCGAACCATCCGCGGGCAGGAGTGCTCGGCCTACTGGCCGGCCGGAACCGCGGCCTGGCACATCAACGCCGACATCGCGATGGCCTTCGAGCGCTACCGCATCGTCACCGGCGACGAGTCGCTGGAGAGAGAGTGCGGCCTGGAGGTGCTGGTGGAGACCGCCCGGCTGTGGCTCTCGCTCGGCCACCACGACCGGCACGGCGTCTGGCACCTCGACGGGGTCACCGGCCCCGACGAGTACACAGCAATCGTGCGCGACAACGTGTTCACCAATCTGATGGCGGCCCACAACCTGCGTGCCGCCGCCGATGCCTGCGTCCGCCACCCCGAGGCGGCGGCCGCGTTGGGGGTCGACACCGAGGAGATGGCCGCCTGGCGTGACGCGGCCGACGCCGCCAACATCCCCTACGACGAGGAGCTGGGCGTCCACCAGCAGTGTGAAGGCTTCACCACGTTTGCCGAATGGGACTTCGAAGCCAACACCACCTACCCGTTGCTGCTGCACGAGGCCTATGTTCGGCTCTACCCCGCCCAGGTGATCAAGCAGGCCGACCTGGTGCTGGCGATGCAGTGGCAAAGCCACGCGTTCACACCGGAACAGAAGGCACGCAACGTCGACTACTACGAGCGGCGCATGGTGCGCGACTCGTCGCTGTCGGCCTGCACCCAGGCGGTGATGTGCGCCGAGGTCGGCCACCTGGAGCTGGCCCACGACTACGCCTACGAGGCCGCGCTGATCGACCTGCGTGATCTGCACCAGAACACCCGCGACGGGTTGCACATGGCCTCCCTGGCCGGGGCGTGGACGGCGCTGGTCGCCGGTTTTGGCGGGCTGCGCGACGACGACGGCATCATGGACATCGACCCCCGACTGCCCGACGGCATCACGCGGCTGCAGTTTCGGCTGCGCTGGCGCGGGTTTCGGCTGACCGTCGACGTCAACCACGTCGACGTGACCTACACCCTGCGCGACGGACCCGGCACCGAGCTGACCATCCGGCACGCCGGCGAGGATCTCAGGCTGCACACGGATTCGCCGTCGACCATCCCGGTGCGGACCCGAAAGCCGCTTCTGCCGCCGCCGCCGCAGCCGCCTGGCCGCGAACCCGTACACCGGCGCGCCATGGCGCGGTCCGTCCCCGGGCCGCGCAGGCCCGAGGAGGAGCCGCACCCGACGGTGTGGGATTCCCGCGACTGA